ttttcaaacaaggtacctcaaagatgattgtggccaagtttgaataaatttggcccagtagtttcagaggagaagatttttgtaaaaaataactaagatttacgaaaaatggttaaaaattgactttatagggcaataattcctaaaggggtcaactgaccatttcggtcatggtgacttatttgtaaatcttactttgatgaacattattgctgtttacagtttatctctatctataataatattcaagataataaccaaaaactgtaaaatttccttaaaattaccaatttaggggcagcaacccaacaacaggttgtccgattcatctgaaaatttaagggcagatagatcttgacctgataaacaattttacgccatgttagatttgctctaaatgctttggtttttgagtaataagccaaaaactgcattttacccctatattctatttttagccatggcggccatcttggttggttgaccgggtcacgccacactttttttttaaaactagataccccaaagatgattgtggccaagtttggattaatttggcccagtagtttcagaggagaagatttttgtaaaagattacttagatttatgaaaaatggttaaaaattgactataaagggcaataactcctaaaggggtcaactgaccatttcggtcatgttgacttatttgtaaatctaactttgccgaacattattgctgtttacagtttatctttatctataataatattcaagataataaccaaaaacagcaaaatttcctcaaaattaccaattcaggggcagcaacccaacaacgggttgaccgattcatctgaaaatttcagggcagatagatcttgacctgataaacatttttacttatgtcagatttcctctaaatgctttggtttttgagttataagccaaaaactgcattttacccctatgttctatttttagccgtggcggccatcttggttggttgaccgggtcactccacacattttttaaactaaataccccaatgatgattgtggccaagtttggttcaatttggcctagtagtttcagaggagaagatttttgtaaaagttaacgacgacggacaacgacgacgacgacgacgacggacgccggcgccaagtgatgagaaaagctcacttagccctttaggccaggtgagctaaaaaggtggccaagatggccgtcatagctaaaaatagaacataggggtaacatgtatattttggcttatatctctgaaaccaaagcatttagagcaaatctgccaTGGGATTTAATTGTTcatcagaaaccaaagcatttagagcaaatctgccaTGGGATttaattgttcatcaggtcaagatctatctgccctgaaattttcagatgaatcggacaacccgatgttagattgctgcccctgaattggtattttttagGGAGTTTTGCCGTTTTTGTTATagactgtaaatagcaataatgttaagtaaagtcagatctacaaataaggcaacatgaccaaaatagtcagttgactccttaaagagaaattgtcctttatagtcaatttttaacaattttcattaattttttgtaatctttcacaaaaatcttctcctctgaaataataaatcaaatttaaccaCAATCATcatagggtatctagttttataATTGTGCCCGATGACCCTGCCtggcatggctaaaaatagtacatagggtaaaatgcagtttttggttcatATCTCTGATCCCTGAAACCAAAACATTCATAGCAAATATTacaggataaaattgtttatttaggtcaagatctatctgaccggaaattttaagaccatttaaacagcaataatgtacagcaaagtaagacctaaatggtcagttgaccccttaaccagttattgccctttatagtcattttttaacatttttcataaattttgtaaattttcacaaaatattttcctctgacaCTACAGGgataagttcattatagatagagataattgtaagcagcaagaatgttcagtaaagtaagatctacaaacacatcaccatcaccaaaacacaattttgtcatgaattcagcTGTGTCCttactttaaaagagggacgaaaaataccagagggacagtcaaactcataaatcgaaaataaactgacaacgcctggctaaaaatgaaaggagacaaacaatagaacacatgacacaacatagataactaaagaataagcaaccgtgacaaaccccaccaaaaactaggggtgatctcaggtgctccagaacgGTAAgtagatcttgctccacatgtgacacccgacgtgttgcttatgttataacaaatccggtaaaacttctaattaggtaggtcacattcatgaaagggaaggggattttatttacgacgtaaggaacatatgatccgatatcatttgtgaaactgttattccgcattaaacggtcaaccaactcttgatggcgtccgtaaaatttacgaagggatgatttcaacttcaccattttggaactcttggtttaatagctttcttgtgagcagcaatcctctatcaagaaaatcatgataggaaatgcaagcacaggaatatcgtatcaattgggagatatataccccgtctTAATATGCAcataggtgagcgacacaggctctttaaatTGCATAGCGACAGAACTTTGGAAAGTTACCAGTATACATCAACATGATAGGGACAAAGAAGTAGGTCCGATAAGgatcgattttggcctcaaatttcaggttcaacagacgaaagattttgaccactttttaaacacttaagtgtctatttcatttgaatcaattagtttatgtgacaaTTTTTAACTtattcagtcattaaaaacgatccgattcaagctcaaatatgaaaaaggcagtgtctgcgcgtacccgcatgtgggTACGAATCACgtggtacgaatagtcaaattgacATTCCTAGGCtacgcgtacccacatccggttttataataaaatgcaatCAAATCGGGAAttaaacgtgaaatatatacagaaattatCGATAAATCATAATATTGGGATTTCGAGTAGAACGAGTGAAGGGTATGACAAATAATATTTTCGAATTGTATTTATaagttaataatatataataaaccttgcaaattttaaaaatgcatgtataaccaaggaattgtatatttaaatatacaattccttggaaaaatcaaccaaatatgccaaaaatgtcaattttcagatggtttttgtcaaaaatgaaagtggccgcatccgtgtttattctcaacctttatacatgttatgtattatcataaaatacaacttacatttcaatattaaggatgaacacgaatgcggccactttcgttttacacgaaaaccgtctaaaatttaactaaaatgctagaattgtgaagatttcagtattttagcatgacttaatggtgctagtacccgatatatgtgcattgtattgtaaaaaaacagcccatatttatataGCAGAAGCATTATaatactgtccaataaataactaaacggccgttacatttttacaattttgtaaaactgctatattttggggccaaaaaggggtcttactgaacctactccttttgaaTTCCGAAAAAGAAGCCTTTGATATAACAAGTAGGTAAGACAAGGCTGCCTCCTGTCATCAATAATTTTCCTCCTGGTGGATGACTTGATCATTAAGCAACAGACCACAGAAGGAACGGTATTCAATGGATCATGTTCACCcagtttagggagctaccatttgatttttatgggggggctaggatgaaaaattttgtcctgcatttttttagttgtaatctctgtcctgcctttttatttttcactctattcggtcctgccttttttttattagtttatcccgacttttttttacctaaattgtcatcctgccttttttgtttgcaaagtgtctcatcctgccttttttttttactcaaaactcctgtcctgcctattagCTCCCTTAGTGACGTAGAATTTGTGATGACATTGCTTTGCTGTCCCACAAACACCAACAAAGCAGCCGGACAgactatagctgttaatttctgtgccatttggtctcttttagagagtcattgacaatcataccacatctcatttttaTAGCACTGGAATAAGGCAGAGCTGTAGAAACAGGCCTATCTATCAACCACAAAAagctttagggagctaccatttgatttttatggaggggctaggatgaaatttgaaaaaaataggcaggacaggagttttgagtaaaaaaaaagtcaggacgacaatttaggtaaaaaagtcaggataaaaaaaaaaaaaaaagcaggaccaaacagagtgaaaataaaaaggcaggacagattacagctaaaaaaaaatgcaggacaaaatttttcatcctagccatgatttttttattataaataatacatgtcaagtcattatgtaccatttaatcagaattaaacaTCAttctctgcagaaatgaatcccaactgcatatacatttattgcatacatacatagtattaaagtttggttgtaactagcctcatttaaaagtattggcaaacatatttcGCCGAGTGGAGCGAGACAAAAtgtttttgaagggttttggggCCACTGAAGGCctaagaagctatagaacaaatgatgcaaaatcatgctttctgggtgttccgaagacccttttataatctgaaaatgcaagttttgttttaacaatttttttgacaatattttggtctcaaatgtataaattcagtgtaagacttaagtttctatggacaacatcaaaagaccatgCATGTGCATggtaaagcaaaaatggaattcacatagttacgTCTGTGGCTGCTgcttttttaaactcatgatcaagttcataacaaaattactagattacaaaaggaatgcaacactaacagaaaacagaagggcaatcaatgaacaaaaagacaaataaataagaaacattgatcccgaaaaatcagggccaCGGCTACGTCTAAGGGaaaagagaacttgcttcttgcaagccactcgccgtgaacacaatttgatatggagacaagcgtttggttttgaaatttcctacacgaggcatttgcctcaatgtagttactgCGCTGTTAAagtaaaagtgaggtaaggtttacctcaagttaaatgaaactaattttcagacatttcacgtatatttaaataatatttatacttttattattaaaaaaaaaatggaagagtTTCAcgatttttttgggaaaaaaaatgaatttatgaagaatctggtgccatcttaTCCTTTCGatattagacctgctgagttatttattttcaatacactGCAAGtcaggttatttattttcaaactaccacagaacaaaccatttatttttgttattatcaaGGCCAAGTTATTTACTTTCAAAATCCTCCTGACATTTTACTTGCTCTTATAGTACAGATATTCAGCAAGAAAATAGCTATCAAGATTGCACACACCGAAATGTCTTGCCTTCCTTACTGACCactgattttatgttgataatactaaatataaatatgaactacaactatcacataaactaaacatggtccaagaaaatgagatcaaggaaaGATAAACCAAACTAGAAATACATGTTcatcttacaatcatttcatacaccaaatatagatacAACTATAAAattgcttgttttgggccccttttgggcctctaattcctaaacggttgggaccatcaaccccaaaatcaatcctaaccttccttgtGTAGTATTGAACATTCTgagaaaatttcataaagatctattaacttaaacttaagttattatccagaaaccaatgtgtctttggacgacaACGACGACATCATAACATTATAGGATCAAAATGTTTGATGAAATATCTAGTATTGTCCCCTGTTTTAATTCAATgagtgaagaaaacaaatttgattttatattttcctgcgaagaatgtgatattttacttatcattgttaactacataagtgaaatgtataatgAAAGAAACAATTATAATGTCAATATATGAACTGTGTAATTGATGGctcaacttataatgttatatatattataacatattttttataacataagcataatattttaattgataattttaaagaggaggcatgctgtcaaaaatagtattataattaatactaataatctatgtttttgtttttctttcaatgctacatgtttgtagtgtttaatgactatcgttttgtatttaatatgccactgtctgtttgtttgtttttgttgtatattttagtaacaatcctattgtttggattttatactgataaaattcttattcttattcttattctaacattatacgatcccaaaaaaattttggggtaatataaaaacagaccaaaaagctaaaaactaaacattgagaATGAACCTTAAAAATtatgtcaaggtcaaataaaacatgccagacaagtaaatcataaaatattttctcaCATCAAAAATAGACGACCTATTGCATACAGCAGCAGAAAAAACAGGaccaaaacttaactttaaccactgaaccatgaaaatgagatcaaggtcagatgacacctaccagttggtcaggttcaccttacaatcattccatacatcaaatatagtagatctattgcttaaAGTATATGAGGTacttgaccacaaaaacttaacctgATTCACTGATCCTCAAATGAGGTCAAAGTCCAGTGAAAAACTATTTGATGGGCATGAGGAACTTGTAAGGTATTTTTCAAGTACATCTCCAAGAAAAAtggtgaaattaaaaataaaaaaaagttcctgTTCAATTTAATATTCTAGAAGATCAAGACATACCTGTGTAAAATTACTATAGATAACAATAATAGTTTCTTTATTCATAAAATGTAGACATTTATATACATAACAAAAATCTActtaaaacaacaataaataaatggAGTGTTATTGCACATCACCCTCTTAATATTCTTGTCATGATGCATCAGCATTTATACTTAATCCACCTGGTGATACTAATGCTTCTACTACTGGTTCAACTGGCTCATTAACTGGTGTTCCTAGTGGCTCactgaaataaataattatcagAAGCTCAAAATGTATTCATTACTAGTAGCTTAGATGCATTGGCATAAACATACACCTTAGTTTGGATTTCTTGAGTTTCTAAGTGGTTTTATACATGTTTACATTAACtgtttaaaaacttttgaatCATCCTGTCTTGTTTGCTGTATTTTATTCTCATTCactttattcatttttatgtCAATTTTTGACAAAGGTTTTAATGACTGATTTCAACTTCAGTTAAAACTTTGACTCTAGTTGCCACTTGCTGGATTCAGTCTATATgccatttgaaataaaaaattgatcaaattacataattaaaaaaattacagcTTTGAAATGAATGCATAAGGTGACTCctcttttctgaaacaataatataacatcacaacatacaaagacactataaaatatcaattggaaagcttaactcaatcaaaaaacgtatgatggACCAGACATTTGGACTATCACTGACAAATCAAGTTATGTTAGATATGGGCAGAAAATAAGCCTTGCAAaatttttccaactgatttcctCAAAGAGAATTTCAGATCAAGTAATTAACCGAATTGCAGAGATCttataaaaatgttgaaattggACATAAGGATCAGCAGGCAGCTCAACTAAagaaacttaaaaaataaaattgcatattattcattttttaaaaagtattttttttcccCCCTTTCATTCACTGTTTAACTAAGTACTTTATAATATTATCATTAGTCAACTGTAATAGtttgtaaacaatgaaataaaagtaGTTCAAAACATACAACATCTAAATGACACAGTTTACAACTACAAACAACATCATTGACTTACTCAAAAGCATTAACAGAATACTGACCAACACAACACTAGGTCCTGTAATATTAGTACATGCTTATCACTTCATGCACAGTATCAacttacaaacataaaaaaataaggttcttccaaaaatatatattattaatatgacaatacacttcttttttttttccacaaaaaCTGGAATAAAATAAACGTCATCACAAAAGCTTAATTTGGCATATAAGGTCATAATTATGAACACAGttgttaaaagttaaatatataaatatttgtcaaAACGTTTATATCATACTACCTCTTTATTCTAATAgaaattcaattcaattttttaACTAAGCTTTTcatgaatttattttatttctaactaAATCAAAACGCTTTCAACTGTGTTCGTGCATGCAACAAAGTGACTGTTGCTAAGCATCACATGGTTGTTGCCAAGCAACTTACTTGTCATGTGATTGACTATCCGAAAATAGTTGTTCATCAGTAAGGGACATGTACATACTTGATCTCACCTTTTCCTGTTCTCTGTTGATAAGTGATTGACGTGAAAGCACATCAGATAGTATTGCATGCTCGCATGAAGTTTGATACTAAATTTCAGGAAGCTCTGATTTGTAGTTCCTCAGTAAAaataaacttagtacacatattcatTATGAAGAATTTACCCAAATGTAGGCTAATTTCTAAATTTAGGTTTTGATCCAGATTTAGTTGTTCACTGAACATATAAATGTGATAGTGTGAGAAGAGCACTGTTGACGTTTAAAGTATCATGATGAACAGGGTGAATGCATTTGCACAACTACAACTATAACTAGCCCTTCAACATCTGTCAGAAAGAGGTTTGAACTACAACATTTACCCTGTATAAAAATTGTACTTTATCATACGGTAGGTGTTTCTCCTCAATCTTATTCAAACATGTCCTTTTACTTAAAGAAATTTGTTATCTGAAAGAGGTTGTCATCTCTAGCCTTTGATTTTATAATCATCAATCTGCTCATTCTCCAAAATATCTGTCAAACCAAGAAACTATGCATAGAAACTTAAAGCAAGAaagttaaaatattatttaaatgtttttaagacCACATTCAGGGCAGTTTCTATAGAGACCATTTCAAACTTAGattaggctttgctcattgttgaaggccatacagtgacctatagttgttaagttatttgtcatttggtctcttgtggagagttgtttcattggcaatcatacgattcataccacatcttcttttttataattaggcAGTTCTTAAATCTCATAATACCTTCTGTCATTTTGGTAATCTATCTGCTGCTTCAtaaacatggcatttttcataagATCTTGTATATTCTGGAAATGCATactacttttctgtaaattcTTCACTGCActgtaaaatagaaaaaaatactgattttctGTTTTCAAAAAAGGAAAACTCCTCTCTTCTCTTTAATAAAAAGGTCATAAAAGATACCAAGTTTTAAATGGAATATGCCAGATGCAAAATTCTTCTCAATCTGACACATAAGTGACTCTTATTTGTTgctgacaaaatatgaaatagtcTACTTAGTAGTTTCAAAAAATACTTGTTGGAGAAAGGGACTGACGGAAAGGAAAAAGTGATTGCAATATAGGGCCCCACTTCTGAGTAAGAAAATACTAAATCAATTGAATTCCTTGTATATACTTTCTAGTacattaaacaataaaatttatacaatatatatatactttgtagCATATTCTGTGTCAAAGCTGGCACCCTGTACCTTCTGTTGTATGTCTTGAACTTCATGctgaaaaaattaatataaaacactgtacttttcaaaatattctttATCCAAAATGTTTTAGGACTAAATTTGATTGAAAGAAAATGTAAAGTTCTTGTAATTAGCTTTAGAAAAAGATAGAATTACGACATCAAGGGTTTATAATTTCTATTTTAGATACAACTTAATGAAAATCAAATGATACTGCTTGAAATATTTAGATTTCAGTGTGTTCTGGTATTTGGTTTagtttaaatatcttttatttgctgaattaaagcaaaatggattagacacaagtaaatcatacttatgaaatcttctccataatacaatataaagttacaataatagtataatataatggacatgcatataaaaaaaaacagtttatacaatataatactagctttcataggtgaacaaagaggatagaaagtaaaaagagaaaaaagaatgtttgaaaagtcgtataattctgtGATGATGACTTGTGAATTGATGACAACGATGACGTTCCGTGTCAGTAATAATGGTATTTGGTGAATAATATGTATTAATGGCAATTATACTAAATCCTCTTATTAGTATATTTATTCATCAATTCAACGTATTTTATACATATTTCAGAATTCATACAAATGTCAGGGATTTTCTTTGTTCCCTTTTAGACAGGTCATAATGAAATTCTGCAAGGTCAAGTAATGCATTTTTGTCTTAACTAAAGTATTTTAGCCAAAAGTTTCTTTAAGCTGATGTAGAGGCTTTTCATTAAAGAGAATTTGTCAACTTGTTTCTTTccattttttgtttctttatttatttctaGATTCTATTCATTTATAGTGACTAACTCATTCAATTCAGTttctacatttttcaataactgaatTGAAGTCTCCTTAACAAATGCCTTTATCTCCCATCCCTTCTTCTACATTTACTTTAGTTCCTAAAAAATTAAGGTTAGAACTGCATTGGAAATTAAGTTTCCTATCCAATCAGACAAATGGGTAAGACATCTGTCTCCGAATATAAACACATTTCCAAACATTTTGCTATACCCCCATTCTGTTTGACTTACCTTAGTTTCTACAAGCTGACTTGCCTTACCAGTAGTTTCTATAAGCTGCCTTATCTTATTTTTACAAGCTAACTTACCTTAGTTTCTACAAGCTGACTTACCTCAGTTTCTACAAGCTGACTTACCTTAGTTTCTACAAGCTGACTTTAAAACCTCAGTTTCTACCAGCTTACCTTAGTTTCTACAAGCT
The window above is part of the Mytilus galloprovincialis chromosome 4, xbMytGall1.hap1.1, whole genome shotgun sequence genome. Proteins encoded here:
- the LOC143071727 gene encoding BLOC-1-related complex subunit 8-like isoform X1, which translates into the protein MDNAFNYSQYRLRAMQGGDSLYNRMATANLFKEAQDAELEYKARKVTDKISENMNVIANEPSLAFFRIQEHVRKSLPQLVETKHEVQDIQQKVQGASFDTEYATNAVKNLQKSSMHFQNIQDLMKNAMFMKQQIDYQNDRSEPLGTPVNEPVEPVVEALVSPGGLSINADAS